Proteins from one Paenibacillus sp. J23TS9 genomic window:
- the uvrA gene encoding excinuclease ABC subunit UvrA, which yields MASENIVIKGARAHNLKNIDITIPRDKFVVLTGLSGSGKSSLAFDTIYAEGQRRYVESLSAYARQFLGQMEKPDVDSIDGLSPAISIDQKTTSRNPRSTVGTVTEIYDYLRLLFARIGHPHCPEHGIEITSQTVEQMVDRIMSYPEKTRLQLLAPLISGRKGEHKTLFADVAKQGFVRVRVDGELRDLSETIELEKNKKHTIEVVVDRIVIKEGVESRLADSIETALKLSGGQLLVDIMGQEELRFSSNFACPICGFSMEELSPRMFSFNSPFGACPECDGLGVKMIVDPDLLIPDTDKSIEEGAFLAWTGSTSNYYPQFLSSVCEHYHIPQDVPVSQLKKEDMDKLLYGTGNQKVRFRYENDFGQKKEAYVVFEGVIPNLERRYRDTASEGIREFIENFMSAKPCEVCKGHRLKKEVLAVTVNDSNIADVTSLSIGDAMKKFDSLELSEKERAIAHLILKEINSRLGFLVNVGLEYLTLSRAAGTLSGGEAQRIRLATQIGSSLMGVLYILDEPSIGLHQRDNDRLISTLEHMRNLGNTLIVVEHDEDTMMAADYIIDIGPGAGIHGGRVIAQGTPKQIMEDPNSLTGQYLSGRKFIPVNTKRRKPDDRWLEIRGAKENNLKNLNVKIPVGVFTAVTGVSGSGKSTLVNEILYKTLAKELNKAYKVRPGAHKEIRGLENLEKVIDIDQSPIGRTPRSNPATYTGVFDDIRDIYAQTNEAKIRGYKKGRFSFNVKGGRCEACRGDGIIKIEMHFLPDVYVPCEVCKGKRYNRETLEVKYKGMNISDVLEMTVEDATEFFKNIPKIHRKLQTLLDVGLGYVTMGQPATTLSGGEAQRVKLASELYRRSTGKTLYILDEPTTGLHVDDIDRLLTVLHRLVESGESVLVIEHNLDVIKTADYLIDLGPEGGSGGGTIIATGTPEQIVKVEESYTGKYLKPVLERDTARTEALQVSS from the coding sequence GTGGCGAGTGAAAACATCGTAATTAAAGGTGCAAGGGCTCATAATCTGAAAAATATCGATATTACCATTCCGCGGGACAAGTTTGTCGTGCTGACAGGACTCAGTGGATCCGGTAAATCTTCATTGGCTTTTGATACGATCTATGCCGAAGGCCAGCGACGTTATGTGGAGTCCTTATCCGCTTATGCGCGTCAATTCTTGGGACAGATGGAGAAGCCGGATGTCGATTCGATCGACGGCTTGTCTCCGGCGATTTCGATCGACCAGAAGACAACCAGCCGTAACCCGCGTTCAACGGTGGGAACCGTCACGGAGATCTATGATTATCTTAGATTATTGTTTGCGCGAATTGGCCATCCCCATTGCCCGGAGCATGGCATTGAGATTACCTCCCAGACCGTTGAGCAGATGGTAGACCGGATTATGTCTTATCCGGAGAAGACAAGACTGCAGCTGCTTGCGCCGCTGATTTCGGGACGTAAGGGTGAACATAAAACATTATTTGCCGATGTAGCCAAACAGGGCTTCGTACGGGTGCGTGTGGACGGCGAGCTGCGCGATCTTTCTGAAACGATCGAACTGGAGAAGAACAAGAAGCATACGATCGAAGTTGTTGTAGACCGGATTGTTATTAAGGAAGGTGTAGAGTCGCGCTTGGCCGATTCCATTGAAACGGCGCTCAAACTTTCCGGAGGACAGCTGCTGGTGGATATTATGGGCCAGGAGGAGCTGCGCTTCAGCTCGAATTTTGCCTGCCCAATTTGCGGTTTCAGCATGGAAGAGCTGTCTCCGCGGATGTTCTCGTTCAACAGCCCGTTTGGTGCCTGCCCGGAATGTGACGGACTTGGCGTTAAAATGATCGTCGATCCGGATCTGCTCATTCCTGATACAGACAAGTCCATTGAAGAAGGAGCCTTCTTGGCATGGACCGGGAGTACTTCCAACTATTATCCGCAGTTCTTGAGCTCTGTATGCGAGCATTACCATATTCCGCAGGATGTGCCGGTCAGCCAGCTGAAGAAAGAGGATATGGACAAGCTGCTGTACGGAACAGGCAACCAGAAGGTGCGTTTCCGCTACGAGAATGATTTTGGCCAGAAGAAAGAGGCATACGTTGTATTTGAAGGTGTCATACCGAATCTGGAGCGTCGATACCGCGACACGGCTTCAGAAGGGATTCGCGAGTTTATCGAAAACTTTATGAGCGCCAAACCTTGCGAGGTATGCAAAGGGCATCGTTTGAAGAAAGAAGTGCTGGCGGTTACCGTGAACGACAGCAATATTGCTGATGTGACAAGCTTGTCGATTGGGGACGCCATGAAGAAGTTCGATTCACTCGAGCTCAGCGAGAAGGAACGTGCTATCGCACACTTGATTTTGAAGGAAATCAACAGCAGATTGGGCTTTCTGGTTAATGTCGGACTGGAATATCTGACATTGAGCCGAGCGGCAGGGACGCTATCCGGCGGAGAAGCCCAGCGGATTCGTCTTGCTACCCAGATCGGTTCCAGTCTGATGGGTGTATTGTATATTTTGGATGAGCCGAGTATCGGCCTGCATCAGCGTGACAATGACCGGCTGATTTCCACGCTGGAGCACATGCGTAATCTTGGGAATACGCTCATAGTCGTTGAGCATGACGAGGATACCATGATGGCAGCTGATTATATCATTGATATTGGACCGGGAGCAGGGATTCATGGCGGCCGGGTAATCGCACAGGGGACGCCGAAGCAAATTATGGAGGATCCGAACTCTCTGACGGGACAGTACTTGAGCGGACGTAAGTTTATCCCGGTTAACACCAAGCGCAGAAAGCCGGATGACCGCTGGCTTGAAATACGCGGTGCGAAGGAAAACAATCTTAAAAACCTGAATGTGAAAATTCCGGTAGGCGTCTTTACGGCTGTTACAGGCGTGTCGGGTTCCGGTAAATCCACGCTGGTCAACGAGATTCTATATAAAACACTGGCGAAGGAATTGAATAAGGCCTATAAGGTCAGACCGGGAGCGCATAAGGAGATCAGAGGGCTTGAGAACCTGGAAAAGGTCATCGATATCGACCAATCTCCAATCGGCCGTACACCGCGTTCCAATCCTGCAACCTATACGGGCGTGTTTGATGATATCCGCGACATATACGCACAAACGAATGAAGCCAAGATTCGCGGCTACAAAAAAGGCCGCTTCAGCTTTAACGTCAAGGGCGGACGATGTGAAGCCTGCCGCGGAGACGGCATCATCAAGATCGAAATGCACTTCCTGCCGGATGTTTATGTGCCTTGTGAAGTTTGCAAGGGCAAGCGCTATAACCGCGAAACTCTGGAAGTGAAATATAAAGGCATGAATATCTCCGATGTGCTGGAGATGACGGTGGAGGATGCGACGGAATTTTTCAAAAACATTCCGAAGATACACCGCAAGCTGCAAACATTGCTGGATGTAGGCTTGGGCTACGTTACCATGGGCCAGCCGGCCACCACACTCTCCGGCGGCGAAGCTCAGCGTGTGAAGCTGGCTTCCGAGCTGTACCGCCGCAGCACTGGTAAAACGCTGTATATTCTCGATGAGCCAACGACAGGTCTTCATGTGGACGATATCGACCGTCTGTTAACGGTACTGCATCGCTTGGTAGAATCAGGAGAATCCGTGCTTGTTATTGAGCATAATCTGGATGTGATCAAGACAGCCGACTACCTGATTGATCTGGGACCGGAAGGCGGCAGCGGAGGCGGAACGATCATCGCAACCGGTACGCCGGAGCAGATCGTGAAGGTGGAAGAATCATATACAGGCAAGTATCTGAAACCGGTACTAGAGCGGGATACAGCCCGTACTGAAGCGCTGCAGGTCAGCAGCTGA
- the uvrB gene encoding excinuclease ABC subunit UvrB: protein MSDIVVSTDPFELLSEYTPQGDQPKAITELVEGLEQGKRHQTLLGATGTGKTFTIAQTIAKVNRPTLVIAHNKTLAAQLASEFKEFFPNNSVDYFVSYYDYYQPEAYIPSSDTYIEKDSSINEEIDKLRHSATSSLFERRDVIIVASVSCIYGLGSPIEYSSLLLSLRVGMEKPRNQILSRLVDIQYQRNDINFVRGTFRVRGDVIEIFPASKGEQAVRVELFGDEIERITEIDVLTGELVGERDHIAIFPASHFVTKEETMRVALVNIERELEERLEYLRSEGKLLEAQRLEQRTRYDIEMMKEVGFCSGIENYSGPLTFREPGATPYTLMDYFPDDMLIVVDESHVTLPQIRAMYNGDRARKTVLVDHGFRLPSALDNRPLKFEEFEDKVNQIIYVSATPGPYEMEHCDTMVEQIIRPTGLLDPVIEVRPTEGQIDDLIGEIRERINRDERVLVTTLTKKMSEDLTDYLKEIGIKVRYLHSDIKTLERMAILRDLRLGVFHVLIGINLLREGLDLPEVSLVAILDADKEGFLRSERSLIQTIGRAARNSEGYVLMYGDKITDSMDKAIKETARRRALQIANNEKHGITPQTIRKKVRDVIEATKVAESKADYLTGAAGKMSKKDRQSVIQRLEAEMKDAAKNLQFERAAELRDALLELKAE, encoded by the coding sequence ATGAGTGATATTGTCGTCAGTACCGATCCGTTCGAACTTTTATCGGAATATACGCCTCAAGGCGACCAGCCCAAAGCGATTACGGAGCTGGTAGAGGGACTTGAGCAGGGGAAGCGTCATCAGACTTTGTTGGGAGCAACCGGCACAGGGAAGACGTTTACGATCGCGCAGACCATTGCCAAAGTAAACCGTCCGACGCTGGTCATTGCCCATAACAAGACGCTGGCAGCCCAGCTTGCGAGCGAATTCAAGGAATTTTTCCCGAACAATTCAGTGGACTATTTTGTCAGCTACTATGACTATTATCAACCTGAGGCATATATCCCTTCATCCGATACTTATATCGAGAAGGATTCAAGCATAAACGAGGAAATTGATAAGCTGCGCCACTCCGCGACCAGCTCGCTGTTTGAACGGCGTGATGTGATCATCGTAGCCAGTGTTTCCTGCATCTACGGCCTCGGTTCTCCAATAGAGTACTCCAGTTTGCTGTTGTCCCTGCGCGTTGGCATGGAGAAGCCGCGGAATCAGATATTGTCGCGGCTCGTGGACATTCAGTATCAGCGCAATGACATTAACTTCGTGCGGGGGACATTCCGCGTCCGCGGTGATGTCATTGAGATATTCCCTGCGTCCAAAGGCGAACAAGCCGTTCGCGTGGAGCTTTTCGGGGATGAAATCGAGCGGATTACCGAAATTGATGTGCTTACCGGCGAGCTTGTCGGCGAACGCGATCATATTGCCATCTTCCCGGCTTCTCACTTCGTAACGAAAGAAGAGACGATGCGGGTTGCACTGGTGAATATCGAGAGAGAACTGGAAGAGCGTCTGGAATATTTGCGCTCAGAAGGGAAACTGCTGGAGGCCCAGCGTCTGGAACAGCGTACCCGCTATGATATAGAGATGATGAAAGAGGTCGGTTTTTGCTCCGGGATCGAGAACTATTCCGGTCCGCTCACATTCCGTGAACCGGGAGCGACGCCTTATACGCTGATGGATTATTTCCCTGACGACATGCTGATCGTGGTGGATGAATCCCACGTCACGCTGCCTCAGATCCGCGCGATGTATAATGGTGACCGGGCGCGTAAGACAGTGCTGGTGGATCACGGCTTCCGTCTGCCATCAGCACTCGATAACCGGCCGCTGAAATTTGAAGAGTTTGAAGACAAGGTCAATCAGATCATCTATGTATCTGCAACGCCGGGTCCCTATGAGATGGAACATTGCGATACGATGGTTGAGCAGATCATTCGTCCGACAGGACTCCTTGATCCGGTGATCGAGGTACGCCCAACCGAAGGGCAAATCGATGACCTGATCGGTGAAATCCGTGAACGGATTAACCGGGACGAGCGGGTGCTGGTAACGACACTTACGAAGAAGATGTCAGAGGATTTGACAGATTATCTGAAGGAGATCGGCATTAAAGTCCGGTACCTTCATTCGGATATCAAAACGCTGGAGCGGATGGCGATTCTGCGTGATCTTCGTTTGGGTGTATTCCACGTGCTAATCGGGATTAATCTGTTGAGAGAAGGCCTGGATCTGCCGGAGGTATCTCTGGTTGCCATTCTGGATGCGGATAAGGAAGGCTTCCTTCGTTCGGAACGTTCCCTGATCCAGACGATCGGGCGGGCTGCGCGGAATTCCGAGGGCTATGTGCTCATGTACGGAGACAAGATTACCGATTCCATGGATAAGGCGATCAAGGAAACGGCCCGACGCCGCGCTTTGCAGATCGCGAATAATGAAAAGCATGGCATTACACCGCAAACGATCCGTAAAAAGGTACGTGATGTTATCGAGGCGACCAAGGTTGCAGAATCGAAGGCTGACTATCTGACCGGAGCCGCTGGCAAAATGTCGAAGAAGGATCGTCAATCGGTAATTCAGCGTCTGGAAGCAGAGATGAAGGATGCAGCGAAGAACCTGCAGTTCGAACGCGCCGCGGAGCTTCGCGATGCGTTGCTCGAGCTGAAGGCGGAATAA
- a CDS encoding flagellar motor protein, with amino-acid sequence MEITTIIGILAGLAALVGGFLWEGGRINGLMQGAAALIVFGGTFAAVVISFPLTRLKTIPKALRFAFTRQPDNTEQLIEEMVNMATSARRSGVLSLERLVQDHPNSFLREGIQMVVDGTDDTLLRQIMELEIDAVEQKHEGYAKIFESAGGYAPTMGIIGTVMGLIHVLGSLSEPTDLGPSIAVAFTATLYGVASANIIFLPIASKIKSRSADEIQNMELLLEGILAVQNGEHPNLVRKKLISFTPVERYHVPAVKEGFNETAD; translated from the coding sequence ATGGAAATAACAACCATCATCGGCATACTGGCCGGCCTAGCTGCGCTGGTAGGAGGCTTTTTATGGGAAGGAGGTCGAATTAACGGACTTATGCAAGGAGCGGCGGCGCTCATCGTATTTGGGGGCACGTTCGCCGCTGTCGTGATCAGCTTTCCGCTGACACGGCTCAAAACAATTCCCAAGGCACTGCGCTTTGCCTTTACCCGGCAGCCGGATAATACCGAGCAGCTGATTGAAGAAATGGTCAACATGGCAACATCGGCTCGCCGCAGCGGGGTATTATCCCTGGAGCGGCTGGTGCAGGATCATCCGAACTCTTTTTTACGCGAAGGCATTCAAATGGTCGTCGACGGAACGGATGATACCCTTCTGAGACAGATCATGGAGCTCGAGATCGACGCCGTGGAACAGAAGCATGAAGGCTATGCGAAAATATTTGAATCTGCCGGCGGTTACGCCCCCACCATGGGCATCATCGGTACTGTCATGGGGCTGATTCATGTCCTTGGCAGCCTGTCCGAGCCAACGGATCTGGGACCTTCCATAGCCGTTGCTTTTACAGCCACGCTATATGGTGTTGCCAGCGCCAATATTATCTTTTTACCCATTGCGTCTAAAATTAAGTCACGCAGCGCCGATGAAATTCAGAATATGGAGCTTCTGCTTGAGGGCATTCTTGCCGTTCAAAACGGCGAGCACCCGAATCTGGTGCGCAAAAAGCTTATATCCTTCACGCCCGTGGAACGCTATCATGTCCCTGCGGTGAAGGAGGGATTCAATGAGACAGCGGACTAA
- a CDS encoding flagellar motor protein MotB, with protein sequence MRQRTNRLGRRKRGKGGDNGQDRWLITYADLITLLLIFFVMMFAMSRLDTQKYKEITQSLQLTFKSGDSILDQGSGITGTADKYNHKNPDIAAKPQQQPSKDVNQMTDRELAFRKQEQELQNLMKVISNYVKDNKLEDQIFVADQPQGISITLSDKFLFDVGKADLKTGSVPVMDKLASLFKELHTIISIEGHTDNLPIVYASKYKDNWELSGARALSVLRYFLDQRHLNAEEFQYAGYADTRPAADNATEAGRQKNRRVEIIVLRQLKE encoded by the coding sequence ATGAGACAGCGGACTAACCGCCTTGGGCGACGCAAACGAGGAAAAGGCGGCGACAATGGACAGGACCGGTGGCTGATCACTTATGCAGATCTCATCACCCTGCTTCTTATTTTCTTCGTGATGATGTTTGCCATGAGCCGGCTGGATACTCAAAAGTACAAGGAGATTACCCAGTCTCTCCAGCTTACTTTTAAAAGCGGCGACTCTATTCTCGATCAAGGATCCGGCATTACCGGCACAGCGGATAAGTACAATCACAAAAATCCGGATATTGCCGCGAAACCGCAGCAGCAGCCAAGCAAAGACGTGAATCAGATGACGGATCGGGAGCTTGCCTTCCGCAAGCAGGAGCAGGAGCTTCAGAACCTGATGAAGGTCATCTCGAATTACGTGAAGGACAACAAGCTGGAGGATCAAATCTTCGTCGCCGACCAGCCACAGGGCATCTCAATCACGCTCAGTGACAAATTTTTATTTGACGTCGGCAAAGCAGATCTAAAGACCGGTTCCGTTCCGGTAATGGACAAGCTCGCCAGTCTGTTCAAAGAGCTGCATACCATCATCAGCATTGAAGGGCATACGGACAACCTGCCCATTGTATATGCCTCCAAGTATAAAGACAATTGGGAGCTGTCAGGTGCACGAGCGCTCTCGGTTCTGCGTTATTTCCTGGATCAAAGGCATTTGAATGCTGAGGAATTCCAGTACGCAGGTTATGCTGACACCCGTCCGGCTGCAGATAATGCAACCGAAGCAGGGCGGCAGAAAAACCGGCGCGTAGAAATCATCGTGCTGCGTCAGCTCAAAGAATAG
- a CDS encoding PDZ domain-containing protein has product MLWHWTDALVQLLLQPFYYISILFMMLVYRRQVLLERRLFHVRLHSWVLQTLRTFIGGLLAGISVSVVIAFLGISLSQQAVWCIWIVAIILLLFRVRYLCFAYSIGILGVIQFVLGFFPDWKPEALAGTAADTIRGLDIPALLALVAVLHLAEALLVKLQGAGFANPVFMESKRGKLVGGYQMQAFWPIPLFLLIPAQTTGALLPWTPLLGGDGWSSGFSMAALPVVIGFSEMTQSMLPQVKANKTFKRLLVYSIVLLALSLLAAWWKPLIIAAALVSILVHEGLLWYSRQEEQQSGALFVHPQLGLKVLAVIPGSPAESLGILAGESIVKINGISIRSKEQMHAALRKNSAFCKLEVRNLQGESKFLQRAIYAGEHHQLGAILAPDPDAGVALVMKPVSIFQLIAMKVQSKNKTNEAQLTKAKDGNAAEM; this is encoded by the coding sequence ATGCTTTGGCATTGGACGGATGCATTGGTACAGCTCCTGCTGCAGCCGTTTTACTATATCTCCATATTGTTTATGATGCTGGTGTACCGAAGGCAGGTGCTGCTGGAACGCAGGCTTTTCCATGTGCGGCTGCACAGCTGGGTACTGCAGACCTTGAGGACCTTCATCGGAGGCCTGCTTGCGGGGATAAGCGTATCCGTCGTCATTGCTTTTCTTGGTATTTCACTTTCACAGCAGGCTGTGTGGTGCATTTGGATTGTTGCAATCATTCTGCTGCTCTTCCGCGTACGTTATTTATGTTTTGCATATTCAATAGGTATTCTTGGCGTCATTCAGTTTGTTCTGGGCTTCTTTCCAGACTGGAAGCCGGAAGCATTGGCGGGGACGGCAGCAGACACCATTAGAGGTTTGGATATCCCGGCACTGCTGGCTCTTGTAGCCGTTTTGCATCTGGCTGAAGCACTTCTCGTGAAGCTGCAGGGCGCCGGATTCGCCAATCCCGTCTTTATGGAGAGCAAGCGGGGAAAGCTGGTCGGAGGCTATCAAATGCAGGCTTTTTGGCCGATTCCGCTCTTTCTGTTGATCCCGGCTCAAACAACGGGTGCGCTGCTGCCTTGGACTCCGCTGCTTGGTGGAGATGGCTGGAGCAGCGGCTTCAGCATGGCGGCACTGCCGGTTGTGATCGGCTTTAGTGAAATGACCCAGAGCATGCTGCCGCAGGTTAAGGCTAACAAAACCTTCAAGCGGCTCCTCGTGTACAGCATCGTACTGCTGGCACTCAGCCTGCTGGCAGCCTGGTGGAAGCCGCTGATCATTGCTGCGGCCCTCGTCAGCATCCTGGTGCATGAGGGACTGCTGTGGTACAGCCGCCAGGAAGAGCAGCAAAGCGGAGCGCTGTTTGTTCACCCGCAGCTGGGTCTGAAGGTGCTGGCTGTCATTCCTGGCAGTCCAGCTGAAAGCCTGGGGATCCTTGCGGGGGAGTCGATCGTGAAGATTAACGGTATTTCCATCCGTAGCAAGGAGCAGATGCATGCCGCTTTGCGGAAAAATTCAGCCTTTTGCAAGCTGGAGGTCCGCAATCTGCAGGGGGAAAGCAAATTCCTGCAGCGTGCGATCTACGCCGGAGAACATCATCAGCTCGGGGCGATTCTCGCGCCGGATCCGGATGCCGGAGTCGCACTGGTGATGAAGCCGGTCAGTATCTTTCAACTGATCGCTATGAAGGTACAGTCGAAAAATAAAACCAACGAGGCACAGCTCACTAAAGCCAAGGATGGCAATGCTGCTGAGATGTAG
- a CDS encoding S41 family peptidase — MLGGSVLTLALTGSSFATQATGQGVLASITGGLKQDEAKKIGTALDLIQSNYYQDVDRSKLVDGAINGMMQSLDDPYSSYMGKKTAEEFEETIEGSFSGIGAEVSSEDGNVVVVSPIKGSPAEKAGIRAKDVILTVNGESLHGLELNDAVSKIRGPKGSEAKLTIKRSGSTAPIEYSIVRGDVDVETVKAHMEPGKIGVIEITQFSLNTGERFKQELSKLESEGMQGLVIDVRNNPGGVLSVVIDIAEQFVPKGKLIVQVEDKNKKRDQNLSKGSGKSYPVTLLMNKGSASASEILAGALQQSAGAKLMGENSFGKGTVQTSFSKQLGDGSLLKITIAKWLTPNGSWIHKKGIKPDIAVAQPDYFSVAPINKEKTLKYNMNNTDIKSAQIMLDALGFKPGRKDGFFDQKTETSVKSFQKAQKLSESGSVDAKTAEALETELIKHIRDPKTDNQLKAGIAEVQKEIAAAASNH, encoded by the coding sequence ATGCTAGGCGGAAGCGTACTGACACTGGCATTGACAGGTTCAAGCTTTGCCACTCAGGCTACGGGGCAAGGAGTGCTTGCGAGCATAACCGGCGGTCTGAAGCAGGATGAAGCTAAAAAAATCGGTACAGCTCTGGATCTCATCCAGTCGAATTATTATCAGGATGTGGACCGCAGCAAACTGGTGGACGGTGCGATTAACGGGATGATGCAATCCCTTGATGATCCTTATTCCTCCTATATGGGCAAAAAAACAGCGGAAGAGTTCGAGGAAACCATTGAAGGCTCCTTCAGCGGTATTGGCGCTGAGGTATCCTCCGAGGACGGCAACGTTGTGGTGGTTTCTCCGATTAAAGGCTCACCGGCTGAGAAAGCCGGCATACGTGCGAAGGATGTTATCCTTACCGTCAACGGTGAATCGCTCCATGGTCTGGAATTGAATGATGCTGTATCGAAAATTCGCGGTCCCAAAGGCAGTGAAGCCAAGCTGACGATCAAGCGCAGCGGTTCGACTGCTCCGATCGAATACTCCATTGTCAGAGGGGACGTAGATGTAGAGACCGTTAAGGCTCATATGGAACCAGGCAAAATTGGAGTCATTGAAATTACCCAGTTTTCCCTGAATACGGGTGAACGCTTCAAGCAGGAGCTGTCCAAGCTGGAAAGCGAAGGCATGCAAGGCCTTGTGATCGATGTCCGGAATAATCCGGGTGGCGTTCTGTCGGTTGTTATCGATATTGCAGAACAGTTTGTGCCTAAAGGCAAGCTGATCGTGCAGGTCGAAGACAAGAACAAGAAACGTGATCAGAACTTGTCCAAGGGAAGCGGTAAGTCCTATCCGGTAACCTTGCTGATGAATAAAGGCAGCGCCAGCGCTTCGGAGATTTTGGCAGGGGCACTTCAGCAGTCCGCAGGGGCGAAGCTGATGGGTGAAAATTCCTTCGGCAAAGGCACCGTGCAAACAAGCTTTAGCAAGCAGCTGGGCGACGGCAGCTTGTTGAAGATCACCATTGCGAAATGGCTGACACCTAACGGCAGCTGGATTCACAAGAAGGGCATTAAGCCGGATATTGCGGTAGCACAGCCGGATTACTTCTCGGTGGCACCGATTAACAAAGAGAAAACCTTGAAGTACAACATGAACAATACGGATATCAAGAGTGCACAAATTATGCTCGATGCTCTCGGCTTCAAGCCGGGACGCAAAGACGGATTCTTTGACCAGAAGACGGAGACATCGGTTAAGTCATTCCAGAAAGCGCAAAAGCTGAGCGAAAGCGGTAGTGTTGACGCGAAGACAGCGGAAGCTCTGGAAACGGAACTGATCAAGCATATACGCGATCCGAAAACCGATAACCAGCTGAAGGCAGGGATTGCCGAGGTTCAGAAGGAAATCGCAGCTGCTGCGTCGAATCATTAA
- a CDS encoding murein hydrolase activator EnvC, which produces MKKKIASVLAVILLAAAVFQPTEGYAKKRTVDQIEHELNLLQQQAKSAKVQKEKADSQKQEAQHYKNKTTQNLQYVLDQINQVSNKMTSISVQIDDTQDKLHTTATELDATEDRIQSREKMLESRVRLMYTDGSVSYLEVLMSSTSFSDFLERADSLKNFVDQDKDLLEQHKKDKALVLEQKKELEGQYAKAKDLYAEMESQKSILDENEKQKQILIAKYDQQIEENDDISEEQNEMLVKLVSKRSALQQEKNKLKAEAAAKRAAAAKAAAAKKAAAAKKSGKTSIASSGGFSGNGGPLYMPVSGARISSGFGRRVHPVTGEVGKMHTGVDLAVPQGTPIHAADEGTVTLAEWWSGYGNCVIIDHGGGMWTLYGHIRTGGIKVKVGDHVSRGQVIAESGATGQVTGPHLHFEVRENGTAVNPMPYL; this is translated from the coding sequence TTGAAAAAAAAGATAGCTTCTGTACTTGCCGTTATCTTATTGGCGGCCGCTGTTTTTCAGCCCACTGAAGGGTATGCCAAAAAGAGAACCGTTGACCAGATCGAACATGAGCTGAATCTCCTGCAGCAGCAAGCGAAGTCTGCCAAAGTGCAGAAAGAAAAGGCGGATTCACAAAAGCAGGAAGCGCAGCATTATAAAAATAAAACAACGCAAAATTTACAATATGTGCTCGATCAGATCAACCAGGTCAGCAATAAGATGACAAGTATTTCGGTTCAGATCGACGATACACAGGATAAGCTCCATACGACAGCGACCGAGCTGGATGCAACGGAGGACCGGATTCAGTCCCGGGAAAAAATGCTGGAGTCACGTGTTCGACTGATGTATACCGATGGCAGCGTTTCTTACCTGGAAGTGCTGATGTCTTCCACAAGCTTCTCGGATTTCCTGGAACGGGCGGATTCGCTCAAGAATTTTGTGGATCAGGACAAGGATCTGCTTGAGCAACATAAGAAGGACAAGGCGCTGGTGCTGGAACAGAAGAAAGAACTTGAGGGTCAGTATGCCAAGGCAAAGGATCTGTACGCCGAGATGGAGAGCCAAAAATCCATTTTGGACGAGAACGAGAAGCAAAAACAGATCCTGATTGCCAAGTACGATCAGCAGATTGAGGAAAACGATGACATCAGCGAAGAGCAGAATGAAATGCTCGTGAAACTGGTGAGCAAGCGTTCCGCGCTGCAGCAGGAGAAAAACAAGCTGAAAGCGGAAGCAGCGGCAAAACGCGCGGCTGCAGCTAAGGCTGCGGCGGCGAAGAAGGCGGCGGCAGCGAAGAAGAGCGGCAAAACGTCGATCGCAAGCTCCGGAGGGTTTAGTGGAAATGGCGGTCCATTGTATATGCCGGTAAGCGGAGCCCGCATTTCCTCGGGATTCGGACGAAGAGTTCATCCGGTTACGGGTGAAGTTGGAAAAATGCATACAGGCGTCGACTTGGCAGTTCCGCAAGGAACACCAATCCACGCCGCAGATGAAGGAACGGTGACCCTGGCTGAATGGTGGAGCGGCTACGGCAACTGTGTTATTATCGATCATGGAGGCGGTATGTGGACGCTTTATGGCCATATCCGCACCGGCGGAATCAAGGTTAAGGTTGGCGATCATGTCAGCCGCGGCCAGGTGATTGCGGAATCCGGAGCGACAGGACAGGTTACAGGTCCCCATCTGCATTTCGAAGTACGTGAGAACGGTACCGCTGTGAATCCGATGCCTTATTTGTAG